One genomic segment of Brachionichthys hirsutus isolate HB-005 chromosome 13, CSIRO-AGI_Bhir_v1, whole genome shotgun sequence includes these proteins:
- the eno2 gene encoding gamma-enolase: MSIVSIVAREILDSRGNPTVEVDLRTEKGVFRAAVPSGASTGIYEALELRDGDESRYKGKGVLKAVGHVNDTLGPALMATDIGVVEQEQLDHLMIEMDGTENKSQFGANAILGVSLAICKAGAAEKDVPLYRHIADLAGNTELVLPVPAFNVINGGSHAGNKLAMQEFMVLPVGAESFKEALRVGAELYHTLKGVIQEKYGQDATNVGDEGGFAPNILENSEALDLLQLAIEKAGFTDKVVVGMDVAASEFYREGKYDLDFKSPPDPERHISGEELADIYRGFVSNYPVVSIEDPFDQDDWEAWSRLTARVGIQVVGDDLTVTNPKKIEKAAEERACNCLLLKVNQIGSVTEAIQACKLAQANGWGVMVSHRSGETEDTFIADLVVGLCTGQIKTGAPCRSERLAKYNQLMRIEEELGDQARFAGHNFRNPSAL, translated from the exons ATGTCGATTGTCAGCATCGTTGCCAGGGAGATCCTGGACTCCCGGGGGAACCCCACCGTGGAGGTGGACCTTCGCACAGAGAAAG GTGTGTTCAGAGCCGCGGTGCCCAGCGGGGCGTCGACCGGGATCTACGAAGCTCTGGAGCTCCGGGACGGAGACGAGAGCCGCTACAAGGGCAAAG GGGTTCTGAAGGCGGTTGgacacgtcaacgacacgcTGGGCCCGGCGCTAATGGCCACT GACATCGGTGTGGTGGAACAGGAGCAGCTGGACCACCTGATGATCGAGATGGACGGCACAGAAAACAAAT CTCAGTTTGGGGCCAACGCCATTCTGGGCGTGTCTCTAGCCATCTGTAAGGCGGGTGCAGCAGAGAAAGACGTCCCCCTCTACCGCCACATCGCCGACCTGGCCGGGAACACGGAGCTGGTGCTGCCGGTTCCT gcatttAATGTGATCAATGGAGGTTCCCATGCAGGAAACAAACTGGCCATGCAGGAGTTCATGGTTCTCCCGGTTGGAGCCGAATCCTTCAA gGAGGCGTTGCGGGTCGGAGCAGAGCTGTACCACACGCTGAAAGGAGTGATCCAGGAGAAGTACGGCCAGGACGCCACCAACGTGGGGGACGAGGGGGGGTTCGCTCCCAACATCCTGGAGAACAGcgagg ctctggacctgctgcagctggcCATCGAAAAGGCCGGCTTCACGGACAAAGTGGTGGTCGGGATGGACGTGGCCGCCTCCGAGTTCTACCGCGAGGGGAAGTACGACCTGGACTTCAAGTCCCCACCGGACCCAGAGAGACACATCTCTGGTGAGGAGCTGGCTGACATCTACCGGGGCTTCGTCTCCAACTACCCAG TTGTGTCAATCGAAGACCCGTTTGACCAGGACGACTGGGAGGCCTGGTCTCGTCTGACGGCCCGGGTGGGGATCCAGGTCGTTGGCGACGACCTGACGGTGACCAACCCGAAGAAGATAGAGAAAGCAGCCGAGGAGCGGGCCTGCAACTGTCTCCTGCTGAAAGTCAACCAGATCGGCTCCGTCACCGAGGCCATACAGGC GTGTAAACTGGCTCAGGCCAACGGTTGGGGTGTGATGGTAAGCCATCGTTCAGGGGAGACGGAGGACACCTTCATCGCCGACCTGGTGGTGGGACTCTGTACTGGACAG ATTAAAAccggcgccccctgcaggtctgAGAGGCTGGCCAAGTACAACCAACTCATGAG gatcGAGGAAGAGTTGGGCGACCAGGCTCGCTTCGCCGGCCATAACTTCAGGAATCCCAGCGCCCTGTGA
- the LOC137902882 gene encoding guanine nucleotide-binding protein G(I)/G(S)/G(T) subunit beta-3-like: MAAEKAEIDALKKECDGLRTKIEAARKAVNDGSMTSASGGVASVGRVQLKLRKTLKGHLAKIYAMHWSADSRQMVSASQDGKLLVWDTFTGNKLVAVPLKSAWVMSVAFAPSGNLVASGGLDNLCTVYNIKSASPKTLRELDAHTGYLSCCRFLSDSEIMSASGDTTCCLWDLETGKQKVVFTNHIGDCMSLALSPDMNTFISGACDSLAKLWDLREGTCKQTFSGHTSDINAIAFFPSGNTIVTGSDDCTCKMFDLRADQEMIGYQDSSLNAGVTSLALSNSGRLIFAGYDDFNCHVWDTLKGDKVGVLSGHDNRVSCTGVPEDGMGVCTGSWDSFLKLWN; the protein is encoded by the exons atggcagcagagAAAGCTGAGATAGACGCACTGAAGAAGGAATGCGACGGCCTCCGTACCAAGATCGAG GCGGCCCGAAAAGCTGTGAACGACGGCAGCATGACATCAGCATCAGGGGGCGTGGCTTCGGTGGGACGAGTCCAGCTGAAGCTCAGGAAGACACTCAAGGGTCACCTGGCTAAAATCTATGCCATGCACTGGTCAGCTGActccag GCAGATGGTCAGCGCGTCACAGGACGGCAAGCTCCTGGTCTGGGACACCTTCACAGGGAACAAG CTGGTGGCGGTGCCGCTGAAGTCAGCCTGGGTGATGAGCGTCGCCTTCGCCCCCTCCGGGAACCTGGTGGCCAGCGGCGGTCTGGATAACCTCTGCACCGTGTACAACATCAAGTCTGCCAGTCCCAAGACCCTCAGGGAGCTGGACGCGCACACAG GGTACCTGTCCTGCTGCCGTTTTCTTAGCGACAGTGAGATCATGTCAGCCTCCGGTGACACCACCTG ctgtCTGTGGGACCTGGAGACCGGGAAGCAGAAGGTCGTCTTCACCAACCACATCGGAGACTGCATGTCCCTGGCCCTGTCCCCCGACATGAACACCTTCATCTCCGGAGCCTGCGACTCTCTGGCCAAGCTGTGGGACCTAAGGGAAGGAACCTGCAAGCAGACCTTCTCTGGACACACCAGCGACATCAACGCCATCGCA TTCTTCCCCAGCGGGAACACCATCGTCACGGGTTCTGACGACTGCACCTGCAAGATGTTCGACCTGCGCGCCGACCAGGAGATGATCGGCTACCAGGACAGCAGCCTGAATGCCGGCGTCACGTCTCTGGCTCTGTCCAACTCAGGCCGCCTCATCTTTGCCGGCTACGACGACTTCAACTGTCACGTCTGGGACACGCTGAAAGGAGACAAAGTCG gtgtgcTTTCTGGCCATGACAACAGGGTGAGCTGCACCGGCGTGCCGGAGGACGGGATGGGCGTCTGCACGGGGTCGTGGGACAGCTTCCTCAAACTGTGGAACTGA